The Pseudomonas orientalis genome contains a region encoding:
- a CDS encoding sensor histidine kinase, with product MYANLKPLFSRSVSRSTARRIILALCLCSLSASAWAYLHASPLSLLILLLNLATLAVVGLHQWRSRKSIKFQPQELADRLLQVQENERHRLSRELHDDIGQLLTAAKLQSEWLQRRLPPELQDQCTALCNTLNETLAKVRDVSAILNPRQLASLGLEASLRAHLLKTLENTQVCWSLECQQRLAGIPEEMAVAAFRITQEAVTNMLRHAQAHNVLVRLQRLPEGLSLMICDDGVGFSPAVDPGREGQRGMAGMYERLDQLGGTLSVSSRPGKGTRIDALFPWAPRALERASAPEVAR from the coding sequence ATGTACGCCAATCTCAAGCCACTGTTCTCAAGGTCTGTGTCGCGCAGCACTGCACGCCGCATCATCCTCGCATTGTGCCTGTGTTCGTTGTCTGCCAGCGCATGGGCGTACCTGCACGCCTCACCCTTGTCGCTATTGATCCTGCTGCTCAACCTGGCCACGTTGGCGGTGGTGGGCCTGCACCAATGGCGTTCGCGCAAATCCATCAAGTTCCAGCCGCAGGAATTGGCCGATCGCCTGTTGCAGGTACAGGAAAACGAACGCCATCGCCTCAGCCGCGAGCTGCATGACGACATCGGCCAACTGCTGACCGCCGCCAAGCTGCAAAGCGAATGGCTGCAGCGTCGCCTGCCGCCAGAGCTGCAGGATCAATGCACGGCGCTGTGCAATACTCTCAACGAAACCCTGGCCAAGGTGCGCGACGTGTCCGCCATCCTCAACCCGCGCCAGTTGGCCAGCCTGGGCCTGGAAGCAAGCTTGCGCGCGCACCTGCTCAAGACCCTGGAAAACACCCAGGTCTGCTGGAGCCTGGAATGCCAGCAGCGCCTGGCAGGGATCCCTGAAGAAATGGCCGTGGCAGCGTTTCGTATCACCCAGGAAGCGGTGACCAACATGCTCCGTCACGCCCAGGCGCACAACGTGCTGGTGCGCCTGCAACGCCTGCCCGAAGGCCTGTCGCTGATGATCTGCGATGACGGCGTGGGCTTTTCGCCCGCTGTTGATCCAGGCAGGGAGGGCCAGCGCGGCATGGCGGGCATGTACGAGCGACTGGATCAACTGGGGGGCACCTTGTCCGTCAGCAGTCGGCCAGGCAAAGGCACGCGGATCGACGCATTGTTTCCCTGGGCGCCACGCGCACTCGAACGGGCCAGCGCGCCTGAGGTTGCCCGGTGA
- a CDS encoding response regulator transcription factor, translated as MTCNLLLVDDHALIRAGVRALILDIPGYDVIGEASDGAQLLEQFRALQPDIVLLDLSMKHTGGLDALQQLKGAYPKSKVLILSMHTEPDLIMRALESGAHGYLLKDMTGNELEHALRALRNNERYLSPAIAHTVINQALTRSHGPASPVPHSHNLTARQLEILRLIVRGKSTREIAHGLGLSIKTVEAHRSQIMKRLQIFDVAGLVLFAVREQIISLDD; from the coding sequence GTGACCTGCAACCTGCTCCTGGTGGATGACCACGCGCTGATTCGTGCCGGCGTTCGTGCGCTGATCCTGGATATTCCCGGCTATGATGTGATTGGCGAAGCCAGCGATGGCGCGCAATTGCTTGAGCAGTTTCGCGCCCTTCAACCGGATATCGTGCTGCTGGACCTGTCAATGAAACACACCGGCGGCCTCGACGCCCTGCAGCAACTCAAGGGTGCCTACCCCAAGAGCAAAGTGCTGATCCTGTCGATGCACACCGAGCCCGACTTGATCATGCGCGCGCTGGAGTCGGGCGCTCACGGTTACCTGCTCAAAGACATGACCGGCAACGAGTTGGAACACGCCCTGCGGGCCCTGCGCAACAACGAGCGCTACCTGAGCCCGGCCATCGCCCACACCGTGATCAACCAGGCGCTGACCCGCAGCCACGGTCCGGCCTCGCCCGTCCCCCATAGCCACAACCTGACGGCGCGGCAGTTGGAAATCCTGCGCCTGATCGTGCGCGGCAAGTCCACTCGGGAAATCGCCCACGGCTTGGGTTTGAGCATCAAGACCGTAGAGGCGCATCGCTCACAAATCATGAAGCGCCTGCAGATTTTCGACGTGGCGGGCCTGGTGTTATTCGCGGTGCGCGAGCAGATCATCAGCCTGGACGACTAG
- the yegS gene encoding lipid kinase YegS: protein MTTPKALLILHGKQALNEDVRSAVQARRKQGWELAVRVTWEGGDALRLVNEALENGYTHIIAGGGDGTLRDVAEAMAQAGTDASLVLMPLGTANDFAKAAGVPLEPAGALALLDVEPRAIDLGQVGGQIFLNMATGGFGSQVTANTSEDLKKVLGGAAYLFTGLSRFSELKAAYGELEGPDFHWKGELLALGIGNGRQAGGGHVLCPGALADDGLLDISILPAPQEVVGTLRELMSNGWGLDTMFVRARLPWVNIKGAQGLYINLDGEPLEGDDLHFEALPKALRVHLPLGSPLVVQADDLLAHRE from the coding sequence ATGACAACCCCCAAGGCCCTGTTAATCCTCCACGGCAAGCAAGCCCTCAACGAGGACGTGCGCAGCGCCGTGCAGGCCAGGCGCAAGCAGGGTTGGGAGCTGGCGGTACGGGTGACGTGGGAGGGCGGCGATGCGCTGCGCCTGGTCAACGAGGCATTGGAAAACGGCTATACCCATATCATCGCCGGCGGTGGCGACGGCACCTTGCGCGATGTCGCCGAAGCGATGGCGCAAGCCGGCACCGACGCCAGCCTGGTGTTGATGCCCCTGGGCACCGCCAACGACTTCGCCAAAGCCGCCGGCGTGCCGCTGGAGCCGGCCGGCGCCCTGGCGTTGCTGGATGTCGAGCCAAGGGCAATCGACCTCGGCCAGGTCGGCGGGCAGATCTTCCTGAACATGGCCACCGGCGGTTTCGGCAGCCAGGTCACTGCCAACACCTCCGAAGACCTGAAGAAAGTCCTCGGCGGCGCCGCTTACCTGTTCACCGGCTTATCGCGCTTCAGTGAATTGAAGGCCGCCTACGGTGAGCTGGAAGGCCCGGATTTCCACTGGAAAGGCGAGCTGCTCGCGCTGGGCATCGGCAACGGGCGCCAGGCCGGCGGCGGGCATGTGCTGTGCCCCGGCGCACTGGCCGATGACGGGTTGCTCGACATAAGCATCTTGCCGGCGCCCCAGGAAGTGGTGGGCACCCTGCGCGAATTGATGAGCAACGGCTGGGGCCTGGACACCATGTTCGTGCGCGCTCGTCTGCCGTGGGTCAATATCAAGGGCGCGCAAGGCTTGTACATCAACCTCGATGGCGAGCCGCTGGAAGGCGACGACCTGCATTTCGAAGCCTTGCCCAAGGCCCTGCGGGTGCACCTGCCGCTGGGGTCGCCCCTAGTCGTCCAGGCTGATGATCTGCTCGCGCACCGCGAATAA
- a CDS encoding DUF6875 domain-containing protein: MMKIEPQHTNHSTPLELIPIANLINSAHEDDSTLSPLQHIARWSSEYLCKPSADIGRPGVVCPWTPNAIKRETFWLTELATRDRCDQAVCEDMLSLIDHFNRAAPTEGDKTQFKTIVAVFPDIHPEHKVDEFHAMLKPAFLDAGLMLGEFYSTCKKPGLRNSEFRPLTSPIPLLVVREMVDFDIVFLADSQAYVNAYLKRHGAAGLDTLERTLKHRERFGLDPDQVVILERTLAEHRTTDSRVS, from the coding sequence ATGATGAAGATAGAACCCCAACATACAAATCACTCGACACCCCTCGAACTGATCCCCATTGCCAACTTGATCAACTCAGCGCATGAGGACGACTCAACACTCAGCCCTTTGCAGCACATCGCACGCTGGTCCAGTGAATACCTGTGCAAGCCCAGCGCGGACATCGGACGCCCCGGCGTAGTCTGTCCCTGGACGCCCAACGCGATAAAACGAGAAACGTTCTGGCTGACCGAACTGGCGACGCGCGACCGTTGCGACCAGGCCGTATGCGAAGACATGCTGTCGTTAATTGACCACTTCAACCGGGCAGCGCCGACAGAAGGTGATAAAACCCAATTCAAGACTATTGTCGCCGTCTTTCCTGATATTCATCCGGAACATAAAGTCGACGAGTTTCACGCCATGTTGAAGCCCGCCTTTCTTGACGCGGGTCTAATGCTTGGCGAGTTCTATTCCACCTGCAAAAAACCTGGCCTCAGGAATTCGGAGTTCCGGCCACTGACCTCGCCCATACCGCTACTGGTGGTCAGGGAGATGGTGGATTTCGACATTGTATTTCTTGCAGATTCGCAGGCCTACGTTAACGCCTACTTGAAACGCCACGGCGCTGCGGGGTTGGACACACTCGAACGGACGCTCAAACACCGCGAACGCTTTGGCCTGGATCCGGACCAGGTTGTCATCCTTGAACGCACCCTGGCTGAACACCGCACCACCGACTCGAGGGTGAGCTAG
- a CDS encoding DUF2802 domain-containing protein, with amino-acid sequence MFLEAAVIVLALLWAGTLAFLLRYMRQQRELALQQAERDAVRDRRILELVKRVDHFQQTVVRVGDEVHELRAILGPLPDKLVQLEQRDPSNLSFAQAAKLVGMGATVDELTQSCGLTQAEAQLMSKLHKS; translated from the coding sequence TTGTTCCTTGAGGCGGCGGTGATTGTCCTGGCCCTGTTATGGGCCGGGACCTTGGCATTCCTGCTGCGCTACATGCGCCAGCAACGCGAGTTGGCCCTGCAACAGGCCGAGCGCGATGCGGTGCGTGACCGGCGCATTCTGGAGCTGGTCAAACGCGTCGATCATTTCCAGCAGACGGTGGTGCGGGTCGGCGATGAGGTGCATGAACTGCGCGCGATTCTCGGGCCGTTGCCGGACAAGTTGGTGCAGTTGGAACAGCGCGATCCTTCGAACCTGTCATTTGCCCAGGCCGCCAAGCTGGTGGGCATGGGCGCGACCGTGGATGAGTTGACCCAGTCGTGCGGGTTGACCCAGGCCGAGGCGCAGTTGATGAGCAAGTTGCACAAGAGCTGA
- a CDS encoding chemotaxis protein CheW, whose translation MNKSASAQGLDDPILQWVTFKLDNESYGINVMRVQEVLRYTEIAPVPGAPSYVLGIINLRGNVVTVIDTRQRFGLAPTDVNDNTRIVIIEADKQVVGIMVDSVAEVVYLRQSEVETAPNVGNEESAKFIQGVCNKNNELLILVELDKMMSEEEWSELESI comes from the coding sequence ATGAACAAGTCAGCGTCCGCACAAGGTTTGGATGATCCGATCCTGCAATGGGTGACCTTCAAACTGGACAACGAGTCCTACGGCATTAACGTGATGCGCGTGCAGGAAGTGCTGCGCTACACCGAGATCGCCCCGGTACCGGGTGCGCCGAGCTACGTGCTGGGCATCATCAACCTGCGCGGCAACGTGGTGACGGTGATCGACACGCGCCAGCGCTTCGGCCTGGCACCGACCGATGTCAACGACAACACGCGCATCGTCATCATCGAAGCCGACAAGCAAGTGGTCGGGATCATGGTCGACAGCGTCGCCGAAGTGGTCTACCTGCGCCAGTCGGAAGTGGAAACCGCGCCGAACGTGGGCAACGAAGAATCCGCCAAGTTTATCCAGGGCGTGTGCAACAAGAACAACGAGCTGTTGATTCTGGTTGAGCTGGACAAAATGATGAGCGAGGAAGAGTGGTCGGAACTGGAGAGCATCTGA
- a CDS encoding CheW domain-containing protein, whose translation MNRPVQYKTRPQLALESYLDALLQDATAEELPEPILVPEPVIEVEAALDEFQLAVLEEQARDARVEALPVVLPITPEVVAPVVVEPIVQVHLPPSITPPPVTGDGRPSWAAEPFECLLFDVAGLTLAVPLVCLGSIYSLEGQELTPLFGQPEWFLGILPSQAGNLKVLDTARWVMPDRYRDDFQQGLQYVISVQGYEWGLAVHQVSRSLRLDPNEIKWRSHRGQRPWLAGTVIEHMCALLDVAELAELIASGAVKTMAQNKRS comes from the coding sequence ATGAATCGTCCCGTTCAATACAAGACGCGGCCGCAACTGGCACTGGAATCCTACCTGGATGCCTTGCTGCAGGACGCGACCGCCGAAGAACTGCCGGAACCGATCCTGGTGCCGGAGCCGGTCATTGAGGTCGAAGCGGCGCTGGATGAGTTCCAGTTGGCGGTGCTCGAGGAGCAGGCCCGCGATGCCCGGGTCGAGGCGCTGCCCGTGGTGCTGCCGATCACGCCTGAGGTGGTGGCGCCGGTGGTGGTCGAGCCGATCGTGCAAGTGCACCTGCCGCCGAGCATCACGCCGCCGCCGGTGACCGGTGACGGTCGCCCGTCCTGGGCCGCCGAGCCGTTCGAGTGCCTGCTGTTCGACGTCGCCGGCTTGACCCTGGCGGTGCCGCTGGTGTGCCTGGGCTCGATCTATTCCCTGGAAGGTCAGGAGCTGACCCCACTGTTCGGGCAGCCGGAGTGGTTTCTCGGCATCCTGCCCAGCCAGGCCGGCAATCTCAAGGTGCTGGATACTGCGCGTTGGGTGATGCCCGACCGCTACCGTGACGACTTTCAACAGGGCCTGCAGTACGTGATCTCCGTGCAGGGTTACGAGTGGGGGCTGGCGGTGCATCAAGTCAGCCGCTCGTTGCGCCTGGATCCGAACGAAATCAAATGGCGCAGCCACCGTGGCCAACGGCCGTGGTTGGCGGGCACCGTGATCGAACACATGTGCGCATTGCTCGACGTCGCCGAACTGGCCGAGTTGATCGCCAGTGGCGCAGTCAAGACGATGGCGCAGAACAAACGCAGTTGA
- a CDS encoding ParA family protein, whose amino-acid sequence MRVWAVANQKGGVGKTTTSIALAGLLAEAGKRVVVVDLDPHGSMTSYFGYDPDALEHSCYDLFLHKGSVPSDLPRQLLLPTSSDSISLLPSSTALATLERQSPGQSGLGLVIAKTLAQLWQDFDYAIIDSPPLLGVLMVNALAASQQLVIPVQTEHLAVKGLERMVSTLAMINRSRKQALPYSIVPTLFDRRTQASLGTLRVLRDGYPDSIWNGYIPVDTRLRDASRAGLTPSQFDGKSRGVLAYRALLKHLLSQQLVAQVA is encoded by the coding sequence ATGAGAGTCTGGGCAGTTGCCAATCAAAAGGGTGGAGTCGGCAAGACCACCACGTCCATCGCTTTAGCCGGCTTGCTGGCCGAGGCAGGCAAGCGCGTGGTCGTGGTCGACCTGGACCCCCACGGCTCCATGACCAGCTATTTCGGCTACGACCCGGATGCGCTGGAACACAGTTGCTACGACCTGTTCCTGCACAAGGGCAGCGTGCCGAGCGACTTGCCCCGGCAACTGCTGCTGCCCACCAGCAGTGACAGTATTTCGCTGTTGCCGTCCAGCACCGCCCTGGCCACCCTTGAGCGCCAGTCGCCGGGCCAGAGCGGCCTGGGCCTGGTGATCGCCAAGACCCTGGCGCAACTGTGGCAGGACTTCGACTACGCGATCATCGACAGCCCGCCGTTGCTCGGCGTGCTGATGGTCAATGCGTTGGCGGCCAGCCAGCAGTTGGTGATCCCGGTACAGACCGAGCACCTGGCCGTCAAAGGCCTGGAGCGCATGGTCAGCACCCTGGCGATGATCAACCGTTCGCGCAAACAGGCGCTGCCGTACAGCATCGTGCCGACCTTGTTCGACCGGCGTACCCAGGCGTCTCTCGGCACCCTGCGCGTGCTGCGCGATGGCTACCCGGACAGCATCTGGAATGGCTACATCCCGGTGGACACGCGCCTGCGCGACGCCAGCCGCGCCGGGCTTACGCCGTCGCAGTTCGACGGCAAGAGCCGTGGCGTACTGGCGTATCGGGCGTTGCTCAAGCACCTGCTGTCCCAGCAACTTGTGGCGCAGGTGGCGTGA
- the motD gene encoding flagellar motor protein MotD — MSRRRREPEEHVNHERWLVSYADFITLLFAFFVVMYSISSINEGKYKIISQALVGVFNDSERALKPIPIGEERPRTVTPAKPLVNDSDETAAGIGGTSDPLKSIADDISAAFGDLIRSNQMTVRGNELWVEIELNSSLLFASADALPSDQAFTIIDKVAAILRPFENPIHVEGFTDNVPISTAQYPTNWELSSARAASIVRMLAMQGVNPQRLASVGYGEFQPVANNATAEGRGRNRRVVLVVSRNLDVRRSLTGTGTANATPDAALRRAGTQTAPAPAKSPVRTSSVNSPSPAQ; from the coding sequence GTGAGCCGTCGCCGTCGCGAGCCTGAAGAACACGTCAACCATGAACGCTGGCTGGTGTCCTACGCGGACTTCATCACCCTGCTGTTTGCATTTTTCGTGGTGATGTACTCGATCTCGTCGATCAACGAAGGCAAGTACAAGATCATTTCCCAGGCATTGGTCGGGGTGTTCAACGATTCCGAGCGCGCGCTCAAGCCGATTCCCATTGGCGAAGAACGGCCCAGGACGGTGACGCCGGCCAAGCCACTGGTCAACGACAGCGATGAAACCGCCGCCGGCATCGGCGGCACCAGCGACCCGCTCAAAAGCATCGCCGACGATATCAGCGCCGCCTTCGGTGACCTGATCAGGTCCAACCAGATGACCGTACGCGGCAATGAGTTGTGGGTGGAGATCGAGCTCAATTCCAGCCTGTTGTTCGCCAGCGCCGATGCGTTGCCGAGCGACCAGGCCTTCACCATCATCGACAAGGTGGCGGCGATCCTCAGGCCGTTTGAAAACCCGATTCACGTCGAAGGCTTTACCGACAATGTGCCGATCAGCACCGCGCAGTACCCGACCAACTGGGAACTGTCCTCGGCGCGCGCGGCGAGCATCGTGCGCATGCTCGCGATGCAGGGGGTCAACCCCCAGCGCCTGGCGTCGGTGGGCTATGGTGAGTTCCAGCCGGTGGCCAATAACGCCACGGCCGAAGGCCGCGGGCGCAACCGGCGCGTGGTGCTGGTGGTGTCACGTAACCTGGATGTACGCCGCAGCCTGACCGGCACCGGCACGGCGAATGCAACACCGGATGCCGCGTTGAGGCGTGCTGGCACACAAACTGCACCGGCCCCTGCAAAGTCGCCGGTGCGGACAAGCTCCGTCAATTCTCCGTCACCGGCTCAATAA
- a CDS encoding flagellar motor protein: MDVLSLIGITLAFVAIIGGNYLEGGHLGALANGPAALIVIGGTVGAALLQSPLSSFKRAMQILVWIIFPPRVDMPGGIDRVVNWSLTARKEGLLGLEGVADAEPDSYARKGLQLLVDGAEPEAIRSILEVDFYTQESRDINAAKVFESMGGYAPTIGIIGAVMGLIHVMGNLADPSQLGSGIAVAFVATIYGVASANLVLLPVASKLKSIAMRQSRYREMLLEGILSIAEGENPRSIELKLQGFSD, encoded by the coding sequence ATGGATGTCTTGAGCCTGATCGGCATCACTCTGGCGTTTGTCGCCATCATCGGCGGCAACTACTTGGAAGGCGGCCACCTCGGCGCCCTGGCCAACGGCCCGGCGGCGCTGATCGTCATCGGCGGCACCGTGGGCGCGGCGTTGCTGCAGTCGCCCCTGAGCTCGTTCAAGCGCGCCATGCAGATCCTGGTCTGGATCATTTTTCCGCCACGGGTCGACATGCCAGGCGGCATCGACCGCGTGGTCAACTGGAGCCTCACCGCCCGCAAGGAAGGCTTGCTGGGCCTGGAAGGCGTGGCCGATGCCGAACCCGACAGCTACGCCCGCAAGGGCTTGCAACTGCTGGTGGACGGCGCCGAACCGGAGGCGATCCGCAGCATCCTCGAGGTGGATTTCTACACCCAGGAAAGCCGTGACATCAATGCGGCCAAAGTGTTTGAAAGCATGGGCGGTTACGCGCCGACCATCGGCATCATCGGCGCGGTGATGGGCCTGATCCACGTGATGGGCAACCTGGCCGACCCTTCGCAACTGGGCAGCGGCATTGCCGTGGCGTTTGTCGCCACCATCTATGGCGTGGCGAGCGCCAACCTGGTGTTGCTGCCGGTGGCGAGCAAGCTCAAGTCGATTGCCATGCGCCAGTCCCGTTACCGCGAAATGCTGCTCGAAGGCATCCTGTCGATCGCCGAGGGCGAAAACCCGCGCTCCATCGAACTGAAGCTCCAGGGCTTCTCGGATTGA
- a CDS encoding protein-glutamate methylesterase/protein-glutamine glutaminase — MAVKVLVVDDSGFFRRRVSEILSADPTIQVVGTATNGKEAIEQAIALKPDVITMDYEMPMMDGITAVRHIMQRCPTPVLMFSSLTHEGARVTLDALDAGAVDFLPKNFEDISRNPEKVKQMLCEKVHSISRSNRRSLFSAPAPAPTPAPVAAAAPASSFNRPAPAPAPAARIAPAAPSRAAAPSAHSPAPKRKAYKLVAIGTSTGGPVALQRVLTQLPANFPAPIVLVQHMPAAFTKAFAERLDKLCRISVKEAEDGDILRPGLALLAPGGKQMMVDGRGAIKILPGDERLNYKPCVDITFGSAAKSYGDKVLAVVLTGMGADGREGARLLKQGGSAIWAQDEASCVIYGMPMAIVKADLADAIYSLDDIGKHLVEACL; from the coding sequence ATGGCAGTCAAGGTCCTGGTGGTGGACGATTCGGGTTTCTTCCGCCGCCGCGTCTCGGAGATTCTTTCCGCCGATCCAACGATCCAGGTAGTCGGCACGGCCACCAACGGCAAAGAGGCGATCGAACAAGCCATTGCGTTGAAGCCGGACGTGATCACCATGGACTACGAAATGCCGATGATGGATGGCATCACGGCCGTGCGTCATATCATGCAACGTTGCCCGACACCGGTATTGATGTTCTCCTCGCTGACCCACGAAGGCGCCCGGGTGACCCTGGATGCGCTGGATGCAGGCGCGGTGGATTTCCTGCCGAAGAATTTCGAAGACATCTCGCGCAACCCCGAGAAGGTCAAGCAGATGCTGTGCGAGAAAGTGCACAGCATTTCACGCAGTAACCGTCGCAGCCTGTTCAGCGCGCCAGCCCCTGCGCCGACGCCTGCACCCGTAGCTGCAGCCGCGCCGGCGTCGTCGTTCAACCGCCCCGCGCCGGCACCGGCACCGGCAGCGCGTATCGCGCCGGCAGCCCCCAGTCGTGCCGCGGCACCGAGCGCCCATTCGCCCGCGCCCAAGCGCAAGGCCTACAAGCTGGTCGCCATCGGCACGTCCACCGGCGGCCCGGTCGCCCTGCAGCGGGTATTGACCCAACTGCCGGCCAACTTCCCGGCGCCGATCGTGCTGGTGCAACACATGCCCGCCGCGTTCACCAAGGCCTTCGCCGAGCGCCTGGACAAGCTGTGCCGCATCAGCGTCAAGGAAGCCGAGGACGGCGACATCCTGCGCCCTGGCCTGGCGCTGCTGGCGCCGGGCGGCAAGCAGATGATGGTGGACGGCCGTGGTGCGATCAAGATCCTGCCGGGCGACGAGCGCCTCAACTACAAGCCGTGCGTGGATATCACCTTCGGTTCGGCGGCCAAGTCCTACGGCGACAAAGTTCTGGCGGTGGTGCTCACCGGCATGGGCGCCGATGGCCGTGAGGGCGCGCGCCTGCTCAAGCAGGGCGGCAGCGCCATCTGGGCCCAGGACGAAGCCAGCTGCGTGATCTATGGCATGCCCATGGCCATCGTCAAGGCTGACCTGGCCGACGCGATCTACAGCCTGGACGACATCGGCAAGCATCTGGTGGAGGCCTGCCTCTGA